GAGATATAAAAGGACGCCGGAAGGAAAAAAGAGATTCGACACCCTTATTCTAAAAGTGCCTTTGGCAGGGAAGATCTTGAAAATGATTTTCGTGACCAGGCTTGCCGAAAACCTTTCGACTCTGATTTCCGGAGGCCTGCCGATCACCAAGTCTCTGGAAATCCTGGCCGGAGTCGTTGACAATTATTGCTACCAGGAAATTATTCTCGAAGCCAAGGAAGAGGTCAGGAAAGGAGAAATGATTTCCCGGGTTTTGAAAAAGCATCCCGAGTACATCCCGCCGTTTGTCAGCCAAATGGTTCTAGTAGGAGAGAAAACCGGCAGGCTGTCGGAAGTTTTGCTGAACATAGTCCGTTTCTACGAGAAAGAGATTGAAAAGGGCATCGCGGTCCTTTTGAGCCTGTTAGAACCGCTTTTGATCATCATCTTGGGCGGAGCCGTCGGGGTCCTCATCGGCTCGATTCTTCTTCCTCTTTACCAGGTCGGGCAGGCGGTGCCGATCCAGTAAACTATTCAACTAGCATGAAAAAACAAGGATTTACCCCCACACCAAACCCGCGTTTAGCTAGTAAATCTTCATTGGCCATAAGGCGAAGCCGCCTATCGGCTTCAGTTAGTGTAAACAGACAGCCTAATAAAGGTTTGGTGTGGGGGTTTACCCTAATTGAGCTATTAGTGGTTCTGACCATCATCGGCATTATCGCTTCGGTAGCTTTGGTGTCGATGCAATCTGTCAGGACAAAAGCCAGGGATTCAAGGAGGCTGACAGACATCAGGCAGTCAATGCTGGCTTTGGAGCTCTATTACGACGATCATCTGGAATATCCGGAAAAAGGGGCCGTTGGCATAATTGATGATTCCCCCTTGAGCATTGTTCCCTATTTAGATCCAATGCCGAAAGACCCGGGCAATACTCCTCCTGCTTGTTTGCCTGAAGGCTACCGGTGGTGGGGAAATACCGGCCAGACGCAAAAGTACTGCCTTTGGGCCTGTCTTGAATCGGGTGCCTTTTTTGCCGCTTCTCCCAAGGGGACCAGGGCCATGGAAAATCCCCCTTCCGGGCTTGACTGCTGGTGAGCTTCTTTGAAAGGTGATATAATAAAAAATGTTATGGTCGCTAACGCTTCCATCCCATTTTTTGATTTCCACGGCTATACTATGCCGCGAAAATTAAAAACGATAAAGGTCGACTTTATTAAGCAACGATTCTATCGATTAAAAATAAAGAATACTTAATATGAGAAATAAGAAAGGTTTTACATTGATTGAGCTTTTAATCGTCATT
This genomic window from bacterium contains:
- a CDS encoding type II secretion system protein, which encodes MKKQGFTPTPNPRLASKSSLAIRRSRLSASVSVNRQPNKGLVWGFTLIELLVVLTIIGIIASVALVSMQSVRTKARDSRRLTDIRQSMLALELYYDDHLEYPEKGAVGIIDDSPLSIVPYLDPMPKDPGNTPPACLPEGYRWWGNTGQTQKYCLWACLESGAFFAASPKGTRAMENPPSGLDCW